One window of the Babesia bovis T2Bo chromosome 2, whole genome shotgun sequence genome contains the following:
- a CDS encoding RNA polymerase III subunit RPC82 helix-turn-helix domain family protein: MYSTEYELVLRLLEYYFGRKVAKVGAALLLRGHVPLQRLMSNSHTDFKNIRNSLIILIHHGFAEYSVQMQPCGGRRTLMPVYTINSNRALMYPLLPFGCLMAKKELGNTCYDVLLLAAKCATISQRRLGEMCTNTLGITSNDFMASIAMLKQAGYLTICESFDHRMTAVEVNIRGHDANDPLAAMNTAIYHVMQGAELTGADGPVLRVNVEFIVNHLLKDEIVSLVCKRVGDMPMVRAIMKVLMDNQEDKWPMPVDHAKLENSVLNVLQKEFNQEAKGEQVVRLLNALNKHPDNLVQYEAVTRSYYLDWEKAKRMLRKKALFGCVRQLCGSKAARVWNLLVSEVDTDNNVMFDAPKVSTRALVSMQTARSILYQLTLHGFAKHHETDGVGVPVTPAAANDRHVLSFSSTIDMTHIQLMKNSFKFASNLLERLEHEKVRIFHSYFVQSSKKDVEGNAYRKKIDTVEAHLFHVTKFLALMQKLCTESGVN, translated from the exons ATGTACTCTACGGAGTACGAACTTGTACTTCGGCTTCTAGAGTATTATTTTGGAAGGAAAGTAGCGAAGGTCGGAGCTGCCTTGCTCTTGCGTGGCCATGTGCCGTTGCAAAGGCTCATGAGTAACTCGCACACCGACTTCAAGAACATTAGAAACAGTCTAATAATACTGATACATCATGGATTTGCTGAATATAGCGTACAAATGCAACCATGTGGAGGAAGACGGACGTTAATGCCGGTGTACACAATCAACAGTAACCGAGCCCTTATGTACCCGCTTCTACCCTTCGGGTGTCTTATGGCCAAGAAGGAGTTAGGTAATACATGCTACGATGTCCTTCTTCTGGCTGCAAAATGCGCCACTATATCGCAACGCCGCCTTGGCGAAATGTGCACCAACACATTGGGGATTACGTCCAACGATTTCATGGCTTCTATTGCCATGCTCAAACAAGCAGGTTACCTAACGATTTGTGAATCATTCGACCATCGCATGACCGCAGTAGAGGTCAACATCAGGGGCCATGATGCCAATGATCCCTTGGCAGCAATGAACACTGCCATATATCACGTTATGCAGGGCGCTGAGCTCACAGGGGCTGACGGGCCTGTTCTTCGAGTGAATGTAGAATTCATAGTTAACCATCTACTAAAGGATGAAATTGTGAGTCTTGTATGCAAGAGAGTTGGTGATATGCCAATGGTACGTGCCATCATGAAAGTGCTGATGGACAACCAAGAGGATAAGTGGCCTATGCCGGTTGACCACGCGAAATTAGAGAATAGCGTCCTCAATGTGTTGCAAAAGGAATTCAACCAGGAGGCTAAAGGAGAGCAGGTTGTAAGACTGCTGAACGCGTTGAACAAACATCCAGATAACCTGGTACAATACGAAGCTGTCACCCGAAGCTACTATCTAGATTGGGAAAAGGCAAAACGTATGTTACGTAAAAAGGCATTATTCGG TTGCGTAAGACAGCTTTGCGGCTCCAAAGCAGCACGTGTATGGAACCTCCTGGTATCGGAAGTGGATACGGATAATAACGTGATGTTTGATGCCCCAAAGGTTAGCACGCGTGCGTTGGTATCCATGCAAACGGCAAGGAGTATACTTTACCAATTAACACTACATGGATTCGCAAAACACCATGAAACGGATGGTGTTGGAGTGCCAGTAACACCTGCTGCCGCTAACGATCGCCACGTTCTATCCTTTTCGTCAACTATAGATATG ACTCATATACAACTAATGAAGAACTCGTTCAAATTCGCATCTAACCTACTGGAACGCCTGGAGCATGAAAAGGTCCGCATATTCCACAGCTACTTCGTACAATCAAGTAAAAAGGATGTCGAGGGCAATGCATATAGGAAGAAGATTGATACTGTTGAGGCACATCTGTTCCACGTGACTAAATTCTTGGCTTTGATGCAAAAGCTATGCACAGAGTCAGGTGTAAACTAG
- a CDS encoding Chromatin-linked Adaptor for MSL Proteins (CLAMP) — MKKVSMKSKHKNNANVGTYSTHIPSFCWILAMLMTISGIVIHSTIIYTPHWRISKPIAYSYMHLGTRRQHVVGETRYGLQFINFNNGGFIQTWSEKVESVKKKGYTAIQHNEMVGKGTYRSFQGSYCPAACRNAIIVRMEGYEKMLKINNLLSLILILVCVLAALGVGWYILFDADMTVSGGLWVVAAVIGGCSTYSWNFYTNALWKTICSQQQIPFPAVGPNMKLSYVASALFVGGCLVLILSALFFHWRHTRSIQKMLQAHLQNKQNDMDPFRDPMAYNPMKPSAPMEPGTAPAQQTLNPGQLFSGIGFNQNQQQGYQYPQGGAGVGPSMWNTNVQY, encoded by the exons atgaagaaagTGTCAATGAAGTCTAAGCACAAGAATAATGCCAATGTTGGCACATATTCTACACATATACCCAGCTTTTGCTGGATTCTAGCTATGCTAATGACCATCTCTGGTATCGTCATACATTCTaccattatatatactccACACTGGCGCATATCTAAACCTATCG CCTACAGTTATATGCATCTCGGTACTAGAAGGCAACATGTTGTCGGCGAGACTAGATACGGCCTTCAATTCATCAATTTTAACAATGGAGGTTTTATACAAACGTGGTCCGAAAAGGTAGAAAGTGTGAAG AAAAAGGGCTATACCGCTATACAACATAACGAAATGGTCGGTAAAGGAACTTATCGCAGCTTCCAGGGAAGCTACTGCCCCGCTGCCTGTAGAAATGCTATCATCGTACGCATGGAAGGATATGAAAAGATGTTGAAAATCAATAATCTG CTGAGTCTAATCCTAATTCTCGTTTGTGTACTAGCTGCTCTGGGAGTTGGATGGTACATCCTTTTCGATGCTGACATGACGGTGTCAGGC GGATTATGGGTAGTCGCCGCTGTAATTGGTGGTTGTTCTACTTATTCATGGAATTTTTACACTAATGCGCTGTGGAAAACTATATGCAGTCAACAACAG ATACCATTTCCAGCGGTAGGACCAAATATGAAGCTTAGCTATGTAGCATCCGCGCTATTTGTAGGTGGATGTTTGGTACTAATACTAAGCGCACTATTTTTCCACTGGAGACATACAAGAAGCATCCAAAAAATGTTGCAAGCACATCTGCAAAACAAGCAGAATGATATGGACCCTTTCAGAGATCCCATGGCATACAACCCAATGAAGCCTTCAGCACCTATGGAACCTGGAACTGCCCCTGCACAACAAACACTAAACCCGGGACAGCTATTTTCAGGTATAGGTTTCAACCAAAACCAACAGCAAGGATACCAGTACCCCCAGGGAGGGGCTGGAGTCGGCCCATCAATGTGGAACACTAACGTCCAATACTGA
- a CDS encoding putative 60S ribosomal protein L12 protein, with the protein MAKKPDPNQIVYVYLRQLGGEVAPSSVLAPKLGPLGMSPKKVGDDIAKETSNWKGIKVTVKLTIQNRQAKIEVKPSATALLIKELKEPPRDRKKVKNIKHSGNLTWEQLMTVARTMRENSMAKTLAGTVKEILGTCFAIGCTVDNEKPRVLQEKIDSGEIEIPAQ; encoded by the exons ATGGCGAAGAAACCCGATCCAAATCAAATCGTCTATG TATATCTCCGTCAGCTCGGTGGTGAAGTAGCACCTTCATCTGTGCTCGCCCCTAAGCTGGGTCCTCTTGGTATGTCTCCCAAGAAGGTGGGTGATGATATCGCCAAGGAGACTTCCAACTGGAAAGGAATCAAGGTTACCGTTAAGCTGACCATCCAGAACAGGCAGGCTAAGATCGAAGTTAAGCCATCGGCCACTGCTCTCTTGATCAAAGAGCTCAAGGAACCACCACGTGATCGTAAGAAGGTTAAGAACATTAAGCATAGTGGTAACCTGACATGGGAACAACTTATGACAGTAGCTCGTACTATGAGGGAGAATTCTATGGCCAAGACTTTGGCTGGTACCGTTAAAGAGATTTTGGGTACCTGCTTCGCTATTGGTTGCACTGTGGACAATGAAAAGCCCCGTGTGCTCCAAGAGAAGATTGACAGCGGCGAGATTGAAATCCCTGCCCAGTAA